The Salvia miltiorrhiza cultivar Shanhuang (shh) chromosome 2, IMPLAD_Smil_shh, whole genome shotgun sequence DNA window TATATTTGcttcaaatattaattactataaaatttCTATCTACTTCCAAACTCCGGCTTAGGAATAACCTAATGAAACTAGTTTGGAGACCCACTATTAAGTAAAGTCGTATTCTATCTCATATTCCAACACTGATCATATATATTgccagatgggatcctctgtcccactattttaTGTGTACcatttttaatttatctattttataattattttttataaaaataaaaaatattattatattatgaactctaattaatatttatcacaaaaaattgaaattttaaaaaattatataccctaactttgaattaatgaacccaaataatcaattattaattcaaataaatataaaaataagtgaACCCTAATTgaatgagtgaacccttgttaattatctttttataatattaaagtataataaattagaatagaagaaaatataattaaaaattataataaattaagagtggtacacggtggtacacacaaaatagtgggacagagAATCCCATGTGATATATTGCGGTCACATGTATTTATTGAATTCCTTAAATTAATGTGCTACATGAGAAATAATAGTATTTTGAAAAAGAAGATATGAAGTTGAAAAGAGAAATTCACTAACCTCCCCCAATGAAGAGCTTCGTTGAGGAAAAAAGCTGATAAGATGGCCGAAATAATGAGCGCCAACGGGTTGAAAATGGCGGTAAAAACAGGACCTTTTTTCTCTATAACCCAAGCTTGCAACCAATAACTCATCCCTGACACTATTACCCCCTGCAAATTCTCATTctccataattaattaatgaagcTATAAACAATTAAGAGATCAATTTCATAGTTAAGTTGGCATACACAATAGGCGACCGATAAGAGATGAATATCCCATCGAAGCTTCCACGCGGATGGATGCCTTTCTACCGCAGCAGCGTAGAGTGTTGCTGAGAGGCAGCTGAAGCCACACTGCAGAATGGTGAGCCTGAATTTTCCTGGATATTGTTTGAGGAGTGGAGCCTGCATAGTCAGCCACATAGCGTAGACGAGTTGGCCAGCGATGGCGAGGAAAGCGCCCGTGATCCACTGGTGTTTTGAGTGAGGCTTATCTTCCAAGGGGTGGTGTGATGTTGAAGTGTGGTAGAGAGCGTGGCCTTTGTAAAAGGTGAAGGCCATCGCTCCGGACAAGATTACTATGCTTCCTAATACCTTAGCTACTCCATGCCACTTGTGTATGTCTAAGCTTTCAAtcctatatttaaaaaaaaaaaatagtttctCTATTCATCAACATATTACCATAGATTTTAAATTTGAAGATGAGATCGTTTAACttgcaaaataaataattatttatatcattaattGTTAATTATTAGGGTTGATATCTCATAATTAGGGTATAATTTTTGAAAGCTTTGATTTGTAcgtagtaaaaaaaaaatagggggtGTTGGCGATTTTATTTGATGCGGGTTGGcactaaaattaaattaaattaaaaaaacacgGTTCGTATGACTCGTGAAGTGgcatttcaattaatttaatgaatttaaactttatcaaaagaaaatggcattaaaagaaacaaaaaagaagaaaaccAAACAAAAGTTGTTGTAGTGGAAATGTTTCTTCTCACTAATTATTAATTTCACACAGCCAAACAAAACTTTATCGTTTTTGTTTAATGATTTACCTTAAACAAACGGCCATGACAAAGACGAAAGCAGGAACAATGCTGAAAGTAGCTGTACTAAATGTTGCCGAAATATATTCGAATCCTGTAAATTCCAGATCGAAACACAGAGCCAATCTGCGCAACTATCACTCACTCAGTCACTCATAATATtcgatccaaaaaaaaaatgaagcaaAATTACAATCATAATATATAGTACCCAAATGTAGAAGCAAAGAAAATCTTGCATAACCCAGTCCGTGTAAGAGGAGGAGACCCTTTGCTGCAGATCAAATCCATTATTATTgcgggaaaaagaaaaaaggatgGAAAATGTTAATTAATGGTGGATATTGAAATCGAAATGAAACctggtgaagaagaagaaggcgaagGGGAGCAAGGTGAAGAAGGCGAATGCCTGTCGATAGGCGACGAAGATGGAAGGCTTCATCCCTGCAGACATAGCTGCCTTTGACAACACAATCATGCCTGCGTAGCTGCACTGTATCACTACCACTGCAATGTATGCCTTCCCTTCCTCCATGCCTTTACTATTTTTgcttctctcttttttctttctttttgcagTTTATATAGTATTGATCATCAACTATACCTTTTGTGTAATGTGTGTCGATTAATAACCCACTTtctcaatttaatttaaatattctaTGTATAAaagtagggctgggaatttcgggatcgggtaatcgggtacccgatacccgacccgaaaaaatcgggtatagggtacccgatacccgattttttcgggatcgggtatttaggggtTGAAAtattcgggtatcgggtatacccgatcgggtatacccgaattacccgatatttttaattaataaattttaaactatttaattaaattaaataataaatatgaaatcTAAAACTCCCAGCCCCTAACCCTCCCCCCTGTACTGTGTATCACTTTCCCAAATCAATTCATCCCTCCCAATTCTCAAACTGAACTCCCAGCCCGCCGGCCCTCCTCTCGGCTCTCACTCCAGAGTCCAGCCCCGGCCGGCCGCCCCACTCGTCGTCGTCCCTCGCCAGCCCAGCGTCGGCGCGTCGCCGTCGTTCCCAGCCTCCCCAGTCCGCGACCCTCGCTCGCCCGTCGTTCCCGTCTCCGTGACGTCGCGACCCTCGCCAATCGCCCCCAGATCCGAGACCCTTGCTCAGTCGCCCAGCTGTTTCCGATACCCTCGACCCTCGCCAGTCGTTCCCGTCAGTTCCGCCGCCGCCTACGACTTCGCCCCGCAGCAGCCGCACCGCCTCCGAGCTCCAACAGGCGCtactgcttcttcttcttcctctttttttttttaaataaacagaTATGCTTTCTTGTACAAAATGAAGAATTGCTACAGATCTGAAAGTTGCTACGACTTAGAGTTTGAGAATTgagcaaaaaaaatgaaattctgTACAGATCTGAAAGTTGCTACAgatcgggtaatttagggtacccgaatacccgactcgggtatccGAGTCGgctattagggtacccgatttcaatttcggggtcggggtcgggtatagggtttaggggattttcgggttcgggtacccgattttttcggataaggtacccgaacccgacccgattcccagccctataTAAAAGATAATATATGGCCTTGGTCATGATCACCAATGAAATTATTGACCCGTCATTTTCTtatatctataatctatatCAATAATCCATACTCTATATCCATAGTATATTAaagaataattttcaatttgaaaacaatttcaaaattaagtggTGATTTTGTggttataaaaaaattgaaggtttatttataaattatatatttttttatttatttttatttctttttaaaattgtgaaagtcaactaattttaaaatatttaatatgcatatcaaattaaagatcatgataaaaactttaatttgatatattttatgtaaatatttgatttagaatgtaaaagttatatttatttaaagattgaattcttaaaaattctctctcatctctcatctttttttgaataaataaatttttaattatttttatttttatttgtttaacttaatttttttgccttttaataatctcaatttttattattgtgaattcttcttaatttttttaaatatttagctcaaatatattatgtcaaaattaattttttattatatttataaatatgataatcaagttagtattaattttatataaatatagaaatataaacaTATTTCTCATGCCTTGCATAAGATGCAAATATTAGTATACTATTAAAAAagtaattttcaatttgaaCTCAAATTCAAGTCAATTTCGAAATTAAGTGGTAATTTTGTGATGATGTAATATATGGAATTGGCCACTTTcctatagtaaatttaaaaattagcctatcaaataaaaactttaaaaattgaCTAGTTTTTTAATTCATAACCAAATCTTTGAATTCACAGCCAGATCTATGaaaacttaatgttcttgaagtCACAGtgagatctatgaattcacaacttaattttcttgaattcacaaccacatctatgaattcacaattggaactagaattcacaaccaactcgatgaattTACTAtcaacactatttctagttgtgaattcaaattttaaaactcaTATTCACTATCAACACtagctattcagttgtgaaatcgagttttaaagtttgaattcataacTGAAATtagtgctagttgtgaattcgacttgattgtgaattcgtggataatttttaggttttttatgtgaagggtaaaatggtaagtgtagcaaatttttaaattttttatcttagtggacaatttttctttttactatTCCAAAGTGGCATTAATGAAAATAGTTTAATttattgtgagtagagaaagggtCTCACTCAAAAAGTAGtgataataatgataattaattgtattgtgagtggaaaatagAGTCCACCATGTGATAGATAGTTTTCAAAAGTAGAAATGAGCTAATATTTTGTGGGcatcccaaaatgacaaaaaagaactattttttgtgaacggatggagtattatttatcatgattattattattaccaaaccattactactactactactattatAACTACTActactaataataattaattaaattttgcaTTACAATTCACGTGGAATATACCTTAATAATGTACAttgtttttattatatataaaaaaaagttaggCATGTTAATTACAATTTAGTTATTACATTTGTtggttaaatatttaattaatcagtataaattcataattttaataaaaaaaaattggcattTCCAAACACTGGATAAAGAATCTATTATGCATGGAAGCGTCATTCTCATCAACTGATGCAGGGAAAACGTCTAGGCCGTTGATTAAGATCAACAAAATACCGAAAAAGAACGCATATAAAATTGTCATTTCGTTGATTCTAGGGTTGAGCAAAAATGAACCAGAACCGCCAAACCGAACCAAATTGAAAGTGTGTGCAGACACACACTAGGGCTTAATGTGTGATTTATTTCCATctcttttatttattcaattatGTTTTTTGCTAAAAAAAATCCTATATATATGAACTAACTAAATAAGTCAAGCTCGTAAACTAAAGCATGAGacataactaaataaaaatctaataattaaaataaactaatCAATAAAACATGTACTTACCATTCTCTATCATTCTACTCTGCATCGAACCGATTTGTCATTTCGAATCAGATGAAGCTTCATCTCTAAAAGAATTATCACTCGCAGAAGGCATAAAAAACTCAAAGTGCACCTCTGGACGACCAACATTGGTAGTGACTTTGTCTTTAACATTGTccatttaacaaataaaatcgTCTCGTTTGAACACGAAAAACTATAAATGTAGATCTACAATCACATTAGGACTTACTGGAAGCCACACTAGTCTAGGTAAAAGGGGGACGATGTTCTGCCACTAGAGACAACTGATCCATAATATCAACAATAATAACGAGTGCACAATAACTTGATTGcacattaaaatattttttttattgtatgcAGACTCGCATTACACCTTTACAACTTGTTCAACATCATCGATCTGGTAAAATTTCTCAATGTAGCATAATAGATGGGTAATCATCTTAAATTGAAAGATTCGTATAATCTTCAACGTTATTCTCTTGCGAAATAGAAGATGGATTGTAATCATTAATTGAAAGACCCATGTAACTATCAAGCAGATCAAATTGAGCATTATCGTTGTCCGAATCACAAAAGAATTATCTATCTTCGTCTAAATCATCCCATTAAGAGAATCAGGCAGATGACAACATTGCAAGTTATATTGACCAAGGCCAAGGATTTTTCGCGAATATCATCATGAGTATACATACATCACGTAGGAGGATCGTAGCAAGACTTTGAATACCAACTGATATAGGAAAACGTCATCAAC harbors:
- the LOC131011742 gene encoding WAT1-related protein At1g43650-like; this translates as MEEGKAYIAVVVIQCSYAGMIVLSKAAMSAGMKPSIFVAYRQAFAFFTLLPFAFFFFTSKGSPPLTRTGLCKIFFASTFGLALCFDLEFTGFEYISATFSTATFSIVPAFVFVMAVCLRIESLDIHKWHGVAKVLGSIVILSGAMAFTFYKGHALYHTSTSHHPLEDKPHSKHQWITGAFLAIAGQLVYAMWLTMQAPLLKQYPGKFRLTILQCGFSCLSATLYAAAVERHPSAWKLRWDIHLLSVAYCGVIVSGMSYWLQAWVIEKKGPVFTAIFNPLALIISAILSAFFLNEALHWGSILGCGLLVAGLYCFLWGKNQEARIKAQHILDDDHSQTSAPISFNGKSP